The region GCTGATGACCTCGACGCTGGGAACATCGGCGAGTTCGCGGACGTTGAAATGAATGTCCGCGTCGTGTGCCGGCTCACCCGGCAGGTCGGACGCGCCGGTCGGGGACGGGGTTGGCTGCGGTTCGGTCACGCCTGCTACCCTGACACGCACGACCAGCCCCTGCGCAGGCGGGGGCGGCAAAGTGGAGTCCCGCTCCCACCCGAGTAGCCGCCACAGGCTTCCGGGTTCCGGTCCTGCTGGCGGTTGTATCTGTTGGTGCGATCCGCCGGTGGTGCGAACGGTATTGAGGTACCGGTTCGATCGGTTTGGAGTCAGGGTCCCGCGGTCCGCGCAAGCGGAATCCAGCGGGACCTGTGCATTCCGGGGTGAGCTCTACGCGCCGCGGTGCAGTTAACTACAGCCATCGAACCGAGGAGGGCCCATCAGCTCCGAGACGCGCATCAATGACCGCATCCGGGTTCCGGAGGTCCGGTTGGTCGGACCGAACGGGGAACAGGTCGGGATCGTCCGCATCGAGGACGCGCTACGGCTTGCCCAGGAAGCGGATCTGGACCTTGTCGAGGTCGCCCCGCAGGCGCGCCCGCCGGTCTGCAAGCTCATGGACTACGGCAAGTTCAAGTACGAGAGCGCGCAGAAGGCTCGCGAATCGCGTCGCAACCAGCAGCAGACCGTCATCAAGGAGCAGAAGCTCCGGCCGAAGATCGACCCGCACGACTACGAGACGAAGAAGGGCCACGTGTCCCGCTTCCTCAACCAGGGTCACAAGGTCAAGGTGACGATCATGTTCCGTGGTCGTGAGCAGTCGCGTCCCGAGTTGGGCTTCCGCCTGCTGCAGCGACTGGCCGATGACGTCTCCGACCTCGGGTTCATCGAGGCGAACCCGAAGCAGGACGGTCGGAACATGATCATGGTGCTTGCGCCGCACAAGTCGAACAAGACCAAGCCCAAGGCGAACGCGTAAGTCCGCAGGGCTCGTGATGTGACGCCGGGCCGGGACGCAGTCCGCGCCCCCGCCCGGCATCAGTACGAAACGAGGACGAGAAGATGCCGAAGAACAAGACCCACAAGGGCACCTCGAAGCGCTTCAAGGTGACCGGCACGGGCAAGCTGCGGCGCGAGCAGGCCGGTCGTCGGCACATCCTGGAGAAGAAGTCCAGCCGCGTCACCCGCCGCCTCGAAGGCACCGAAGCGGTGGCCAAGGCCGACGTCAAGCGCATCAACCGACTGCTGGGTCGCTGATACCCGGGCCTCGCTGCACCCGAAGCAGCAGGCCGGTAACGCAGTTCCAGCCACCCACACGGGCGGTCTCCCGCCCCCGATGAGATAACAGGACGGACCCCGTGGCACGCGTCAAGCGGGCAGTCAACGCCCAGAAGAAGCGCCGCACCATTCTCGAGTCGGCCCGCGGCTACCGCGGTCAGCGCTCCCGGCTGTACCGCAAGGCCAAGGAGCAGATGCTCCACTCGATGACCTACGCCTACCGCGACCGGCGGGCCCGCAAGGGTGACTTCCGGAAGCTGTGGATCACCCGTATCAACGCCGCGACCCGGCAGCACGGACTGACCTACAACCGCTTCGTGCAGGGCCTGAAGGCCGCCGAGGTCGAGGTCGACCGGAAGATCCTGGCCGAGCTCGCCGTCAACGACCCGCAGGCGTTCGCCGCGCTGGTCGAGGTGGCGCGCAAGAACCTGCCGGAGAGTGTGGCCTGAGCACCGAAGGCCCCGCTACCACACCGCGACCCGGGACGACGGCTCCGTTGACGGAGCGATCGTCCCGGGTCGCGGTCGCTCGCAAGCTCACTCGGCGCGCCGGCCGGGAGAAGGCCGGGGCGTTTCTCGCCGAAGGCGCCCAAGCGGTCGGCGAGGCGCTGACCGCGCACGCCGACGGGGTGCTGCGGGTGCGCGATGTCTTCGCCACCGAGCAGCCGCGCCACGCCGAGTTCCTGGACCGGGCCCGCGCCGTGTCGGTGCCGGTGCACCTGGTGACCGAGCGGGCCGCGGCGTCGCTGTCGGAGACGGTGACCCCGCAGGGCCTGATCGCGGTCTGCGACCTGCCGGACACCGAGCTGTCCGCCGCGCTGGCCGAGCGCCCCGCGCTGGTCGTCGTGCTGGTCGGCGTGGCCGACCCGGGCAACGCCGGAACGGTGGTCCGGGTCGCCGACGCGGCCGGTGCCGGTGCGGTGCTGTTCGCCGGGGACACAGTGGACGCCTACAACGGCAAGGCCGTGCGGGCCTCCACCGGCAGCCTCTTCCACCTGCCCATCGCGCGCGATCGCGATGTCTCCGCCGTGCTCGCCGCCTGCCGTGCGGCCGGGCTCCGGCTGGTCGGCGCCGACGGCTACGCCACCGGCGACCTGGACACGGCCGATCGGGCCGGCGAACTTGCCCAACCAACGGCCTGGGTGTTCGGCAGCGAAGCCCACGGCCTACCGGATCTGGTGAAATCCGAGTTGGACAGCACGCTCCGGGTGCCGCTTTACGGGCGCGCCGAAAGCCTCAACCTCGCCACCGCCGCGGCGGTCTGCCTCTACGCCTCGGCCCGTGCCCAGCGCCGCCGAGAGGCATAGGCGCCCGGGCCGCGGAACGGATCTCCACGAAATCGCGTTGGAACCGTCGCATAGACTCTAGGGGCTAGCTTGCGGCTTGAGTCGTATGCCAACGAGCAGGTTCACCGCCCCCGGGCTTACCGAGCCCGGGAATCGGGTACTGATGCCTGTGGGATCAACGGGAGTCACGCACTAACGATGTCTGGAGCCAACGACCCGTACGACCCGAAAGAGGTCGCTGCGCTGTCGCCGGAGACGCTGGACCGCGCGGTGGTCGAGGCCAGCAAAGCCTTCGCCGCGGCCACCGACCTCGATGCGCTGGCCGCCGTCAAGCCGGCGCACCTCGGTGACCGCTCGCCGCTGCTGACCGCGCGCCGGGAGATCGGCGCCCTGCCGCCGAAGGCGCGCTCGGAAGCGGGCAAGCGCGTCAACCAGGCCCGCGAGTCGATCCAGAGCGCCTTCGACGAGCGCCGCGCCGCACTGCAGGCCGAGCGAGACGAGCGGGTGCTGCGCGAAGAGACCGTCGACGTGACGCTGCCTTGGGACCGCACGCCGACCGGCGCACGGCACCCGATCACGCAGCTCGCCGAGCAGGTCGAGGACACCTTCGTGGCGATGGGCTGGGAGGTCGCCGAGGGCCCCGAGCTGGAGACCGAGTGGTTCAACTTCGACGCGTTGAACTTCGGCAAGGACCACCCGGCGCGCACCATGCAGGACACCTTCTACGTGGCGCCGGAGAACTCTGGGCTGGTGCTGCGCACGCACACCTCGCCGTCGCAGGTCCGCACGCTGCTGGAGCGCGACCTGCCGGTGTACGTGGTGTGCCCCGGCCGCACCTTCCGCACCGATGAGCTAGACGCCACCCACACCCCGGTGTTCTCCCAGGTCGAGGGCCTGGCGGTGGACAAGGGCCTGACCATGGCGCACCTCAAGGGCACCCTGGACGCGTTCGCGCGGGCGATGTTCGGCCCGGACTCCGAGACCCGGTTGCGGCCCTCGTTCTTCCCGTTCACCGAGCCATCGGCGGAGATGGACGTGTGGTTCCCGGAGAAGAAGGGCGGTGCCGGCTGGGTCGAGTGGGGCGGCTGCGGCATGGTCAACCCGAACGTGCTGCGTGCCTGTGGCGTCGACCCCGACGTCTACACCGGCTTCGCCTTCGGCATGGGGCTGGAGCGCACGCTGCAGTTCCGCAACGGCATCCCGGACATGCGCGACATCGTCGAGGGCGACGTCCGGTTCACCCAGCCGTTCGGCATCTGATGCCCACGGACACCACCTACCTGAACGAGAGAAGGGCCTGACCAAGTGCGGATTCCGGTTTCCTGGTTGGCCGAGCACCTTGAGCTGCCCGAGGAGACGACCGCGGAGACGCTGGCCGACGCGTTCGTCCGGATCGGGTTGGAGGTCGAGGAGGTCACCCACCTGACACAGGTGCGCGGGCCGCTCGTGGCCGGTCGTGTCGTCGAGATCGAGGAACTCACCGAGTTCAAGAAGCCGATCCGGCACTGCCAGGTCGAGGTCGGCAAGGCCGAGTCCGGCGAGCAGCGCGTACAGAACATCATCTGTGGGGCCAGCAACTTCCAGGAGGGCGACCTGGTCGTGGTCGCGCTGCCCGGCGCGGTGCTGCCCGGCGACTTCGAGATCACCGCCCGCAAGACCTACGGCAAGGTCAGCGAGGGCATGATCTGCTCGGCCAAGGAGCTGGGCATCGGCGAGGACCACGACGGGATCCTGGTGCTGCCGTCCGGCTCGGCCGACCCCGGCGACGACGCTGTCGCGCTGGTGGGCCTGGACGACTCGATCATCGAGCTGGCCATCACCCCGGACCGGGGCTACTGCTTCTCGGTGCGCGGCCTGGCCCGCGAGCTGTCCAACGCGCTGGACGTGCCCTTCGGTGACCCGGGCACCCGGCCGGTCCCGGCCGACGCCCGGCCTTCCCGCAAGGTGGAGCTGCGCGACGCGAGCGCCTGCCAGCGGTTCGTGCTTCGGCGAGTGACCGGCGTCGACCCGACCGCACCGAGCCCGTGGTGGATGCGCCGCCGCTTGGCACTGGCCGGGATCCGCTCCATCTCGCTGGCCGTGGACGTCACGAACTACGTGATGCTCGAACTCGGCCAGCCGCTACACGCCTTCGACACCGCGAAGCTGACCGGTGACCTGGTGGTGCGCCGCGCCGAGTCGGGCGAGAAGCTGACCACATTGGACGGCCTGAGCCGCGAGCTGGACCCCGACGACATCGTGATCTGCGACGACACCGGCCCGGTGTCGTTGGCCGGGGTGATGGGCGGCGAATCCACCGAGATCAGCCATCACACGCATGACGTGCTGCTGGAGGCCGCGAACTGGGATCCGGCCAGCATCGCCCGCACCATCCGCCGGCACAAGCTGCCCAGCGAGGCGGGCAAGCGGTTCGAGCGGTCGGTGGACCCGGCGGTCGCCGCGGTGGCCACCGAGCTGGCCGCGCAGCTGCTGGTG is a window of Saccharopolyspora phatthalungensis DNA encoding:
- the infC gene encoding translation initiation factor IF-3; the protein is MSSETRINDRIRVPEVRLVGPNGEQVGIVRIEDALRLAQEADLDLVEVAPQARPPVCKLMDYGKFKYESAQKARESRRNQQQTVIKEQKLRPKIDPHDYETKKGHVSRFLNQGHKVKVTIMFRGREQSRPELGFRLLQRLADDVSDLGFIEANPKQDGRNMIMVLAPHKSNKTKPKANA
- the rpmI gene encoding 50S ribosomal protein L35, with the translated sequence MPKNKTHKGTSKRFKVTGTGKLRREQAGRRHILEKKSSRVTRRLEGTEAVAKADVKRINRLLGR
- the rplT gene encoding 50S ribosomal protein L20, which translates into the protein MARVKRAVNAQKKRRTILESARGYRGQRSRLYRKAKEQMLHSMTYAYRDRRARKGDFRKLWITRINAATRQHGLTYNRFVQGLKAAEVEVDRKILAELAVNDPQAFAALVEVARKNLPESVA
- a CDS encoding TrmH family RNA methyltransferase; this translates as MTERSSRVAVARKLTRRAGREKAGAFLAEGAQAVGEALTAHADGVLRVRDVFATEQPRHAEFLDRARAVSVPVHLVTERAAASLSETVTPQGLIAVCDLPDTELSAALAERPALVVVLVGVADPGNAGTVVRVADAAGAGAVLFAGDTVDAYNGKAVRASTGSLFHLPIARDRDVSAVLAACRAAGLRLVGADGYATGDLDTADRAGELAQPTAWVFGSEAHGLPDLVKSELDSTLRVPLYGRAESLNLATAAAVCLYASARAQRRREA
- the pheS gene encoding phenylalanine--tRNA ligase subunit alpha; translation: MSGANDPYDPKEVAALSPETLDRAVVEASKAFAAATDLDALAAVKPAHLGDRSPLLTARREIGALPPKARSEAGKRVNQARESIQSAFDERRAALQAERDERVLREETVDVTLPWDRTPTGARHPITQLAEQVEDTFVAMGWEVAEGPELETEWFNFDALNFGKDHPARTMQDTFYVAPENSGLVLRTHTSPSQVRTLLERDLPVYVVCPGRTFRTDELDATHTPVFSQVEGLAVDKGLTMAHLKGTLDAFARAMFGPDSETRLRPSFFPFTEPSAEMDVWFPEKKGGAGWVEWGGCGMVNPNVLRACGVDPDVYTGFAFGMGLERTLQFRNGIPDMRDIVEGDVRFTQPFGI